From the genome of Uranotaenia lowii strain MFRU-FL unplaced genomic scaffold, ASM2978415v1 HiC_scaffold_854, whole genome shotgun sequence:
GATATTTCCACTGTCGAATGTCTTCGATCGAAGCCCTGAACACCTTCGGTTGAAAAGATGCTCCCTCCGAGTTCTCCACAATTTGGTAGTGATTATTGCAGGATTTGCGTTGACCATTTGGGAGCTGCTAAGGCTAGGCAACGTTGGAATAAGTGCTAAGAACATCAATGGCCTGGTATTTTTTGCAGACACAACGCTCATCAATATACTGTTTTTCCATCTGGCAAGCCGATGGAACCAACTTGCACTGCTATGGGACCAGGTTGATCGCATTTTTGAGACTGATACCTACCGGATCGAAAGCTGGTGGACATTGCGTCGGCGCCTTTCGGTGGTGGCTGGGGTTCTGATAACCTGTGCCATAGGTtcgttactatttttttttttaaattgggaaTCATATATTACATTTGATTTCGTTCGTAGGTGAACATCTCTTGGCCTGCGCAAACATGATAAATGATCAGCAGCACGAAATACAAATTTGCGGATGGACAAACATAAGCGACCCTTTCCGACACTTTGCCTTGCGCAAATTTTCTAATGTTTATAGCTATTTTCcgtacagtacagttacaggaGTATTTTTTGTGTAAGTGATTTAAAACGATTATAGTCTTTAAATGCACCCTGAGCTCAGCTGTGGATCTGTTGGTCATTCTTGATTATGATTTcattatgaatttattttttaaggaaGACACTGAAtcaattctttttatttaaactcaaaatttatactttatactttatgttttcaaaagtcacatatttagaatatgaattaaattatggtaacaattgttgaaattttgatatcaaGACTTACTTTAGCCgacgaccgtggcctagaggatagcgttcaagtcttccaaaccagaggtcatgagatcgaatccggTCACGGCAttcatagtacactttctgtgggtcggTGGTTTTAGCGTTTGAAAGTTGCTAGCCAtcttatccttgaaagatgtacgccttagagtttagtaaattagatctcttctaagaaacatgaagtttcactgagatcctatatgtgtgtgttcgtttacaTATAGCGAGAGCGTCAATgatcattttataacaaatcTCTTTGTGCATAAAAGTTTCTCAATAATCATGCGTCGTGAATTTACAAATGCAATAACTGGAACGTTATCACCTTATTAGGAATTCTCACATGAAAACTAGCGCCGATATTGGATAATACAACATATTTAGGACAGCTTCATCCTTCTGCAACGTTAATTACTCATTGTCAAAGTCGTGTttgaaatcttcaacaaattttcttcattttaaatttgcggctccattttattttttaatcctctttgaaaaacaaatatatttttttcggcattaattatttatttagattAGTGGTCAATTAAGTTGAAAGTtgacgaaaattgtaaatattatgaataataacaaaatccgcaaattcgacaaaattgattaaatgatcataattatcaaaattgacaaaatttcttaattgacaaaaattataaaattgataaaattgacaaaattgacaaaatgataaaaatttaaaaatataaattagaaaaatttagataattcacaaaatttcagaaattgacaaaagtgacttAACTGCTAAATTTGAcaagattataaaaattgacaaaataggtTCATTTTTATCTAATCAAAGAAATTAATGACATTGAAGAATTTTTGTCGTTCAATACTGTcgtcattgaaccatttttgtttgttttttgtcattttttttttaaaattttgcataattAGTCATTTCCTTCAATGtggaaatgtggaaaatttcgactttttatagttttgtcatatatatatatataNNNNNNNNNNNNNNNNNNNNNNNNNNNNNNNNNNNNNNNNNNNNNNNNNNNNNNNNNNNNNNNNNNNNNNNNNNNNNNNNNNNNNNNNNNNNNNNNNNNNNNNNNNNNNNNNNNNNNNNNNNNNNNNNNNNNNNNNNNNNNNNNNNNNNNNNNNNNNNNNNNNNNNNNNNNNNNNNNNNNNNNNNNNNNNNNNNNNNNNNNNNNNNNNNNNNNNNNNNNNNNNNNNNNNNNNNNNNNNNNNNNNNNNNNNNNNNNNNNNNNNNNNNNNNNNNNNNNNNNNNNNNNNNNNNNNNNNNNNNNNNNNNNNNNNNNNNNNNNNNNNNNNNNNNNNNNNNNNNNNNNNNNNNNNNNNNNNNNNNNNNNNNNNNNNNNNNNNNNNNNNNNNNNNNNNNNNNNNNNNNNNNNNNNNNNNNNNNNNNNNNNNNNNNNNNNNNNNNNNNNNNNNNNNNNNNNNNNNNNNNNNNNNNNNNNNNNNNNNNNNNNNNNNNNNNNNNNNNNNNTTCATAAAATCGgttcacataaaaaatatagaagtGTCCCAAACTATTTAGAACTACtttcaatttgaataaatatgctGAGTTTGCTCATGTTGAATACTTATGTCCATCATTGTaagtacactcagaaaaatactattatgtatgccataagattctcttatgaagtggcgccataagaaaaaattaatgaaattcataagattgtcttatgacgcgaatgaattctgaagatgaacgcctacttcaatgagaggttgttgctttccataagagattcttatggaaacagtaaatcactttctaataagaaaaattctcgatatttcatgctgaaaacattcactttattgtttgccaaatttgtttaaaattgaatccttcatggtcaccatcagcagcgcatcaacagacggctccataaaagttttttttttgccgcatcttaatcttcgacctttcgttttttgccgatcagcttgctgaaaagtaaacaaataatgtattttagtttactaatatattcaacgttcacaccaaaaacatcaaatcgaacttaccattccggagataacaataacatttaacattgaaggaaaactttaataactatgaactggcgattgcttcgtactgttagatgatgaaaaaaaaactgatgctatgaatgaatgtgttcatcattttttttcacaatgccgtttcttctatttttcataagaacatcgtacgAAAATTGAAGGAGTTTCATAAggctcttatgaaaaattagtttggacgcaaaaaagtggttcataagatgtatcttatgaaatttataataagatttcctctgagtgtaggaGTTACCtactgggttgccaggtgccaaGATTTGTCTGTGAAACCAAGACTTTTTACCCTTCGTcaagatattggtcagacacagattttgcccagatttttgttgagagtgcccagattttacagacttttaaaattgaatgaggaaatcaatattcatgcatcggatttgatccgtaagtgccagattagactgaaatctcgcttgtattcatTGGTATTTGACCAATCACTCGTtaaacaattctttttttaaataaaatcgacATGGaacgtggtaggaaacagtgtttgttatatagttctcaactcgaaaataacccAAATACCACAGGATAATCTAGACAAATCCAACCCCccacccctcccccccttacACTCTTGTTTAGTACCTAATTTGTGATCTTCCCTATGCACAGACATAaacgaactttttttcaaaattgcccagatttttactcctcaacacctggcatccctggttaCCTACCTACATCTTTGATCTTcagagcaaggttgccgaaatcacagaaaaatctatagtttcacagaagcaaattttcatcacagaatctgtgtcacagaacacagaatttttgaaatattaacagatttcacagaatttaaaatttttggacgttttccaaaattcagttttttttatctcattataaattttggataattatcttcaaatatgataaaatttgtaaaggtaattgatttttcttaagtaaaatgtaaaaaagtcgcaatctgacatgacttttgaatgaaataagtaaaaaatacatcacagaaaaccgtcacagaatttttgggtaaaatcacagaaagtcagaatttttttccgtcaaaacacagattttttttcagcaaccatGCTTCAGGGTCGGAGTCGGTTCTTGATGTTACATTGTTTTTAAAGCAATAAATTAATTCGAATTGTCGGTTGTAGTGTCAAACTGAATGAGAAAATTACAATAAAGATGTTGGCAGATTTCACGATGGGTCAAATATTGGGTATCACGATGGCTCCAGAGATTTTTTCCAGAGAACTATCTCAGGAGCCACTTATGTCCTGAAAGTCATACTCCCTGGAAGCATAAAGTCGAAATGGATTGTCACTCCGacaataagataaaaaaaaatctcagaattTCACGCATCCCAAATGTTTGGAATCATCccaaaaaagttaattaaaaaaatacgtgGTCACCAGTACACTTGAGCGATGCGACTGGAACaagcaaaatttttgataacttgGTTACTTGGTTCAAACAACATAAATAGAAAAGTAATCTAACAAAT
Proteins encoded in this window:
- the LOC129760933 gene encoding gustatory receptor for sugar taste 64a-like; the encoded protein is MFSKRLGHVFTFKRKPVVLRDSFHLAVRPYLILGLPFGIFPLSNVFDRSPEHLRLKRCSLRVLHNLVVIIAGFALTIWELLRLGNVGISAKNINGLVFFADTTLINILFFHLASRWNQLALLWDQVDRIFETDTYRIESWWTLRRRLSVVAGVLITCAIGEHLLACANMINDQQHEIQICGWTNISDPFRHFALRKFSNVYSYFPYSTVTGVFFV